Proteins found in one Angustibacter sp. Root456 genomic segment:
- the ruvB gene encoding Holliday junction branch migration DNA helicase RuvB, which translates to MSEQSAPSPGVEADDGSYELTARVVTADAEADERVVEGALRPTRLSELIGQTRVRDQLDLVLQAATRRGTPPDHVLLSGPPGLGKTTLALIIGAELSAPVRITSGPAIQHAGDLAAILSSLSEGEVLFLDEIHRMSRPAEEMLYLAMEDFRVDVVVGKGPGATAIPLELPRFTLVGATTRSGLLPAPLRDRFGFTAHLDFYSADELDQLIHRSARLLGVQLDQEGSVEIAGRSRGTPRIANRLLRRVRDWAQVHGGGAIDRHAARSALELYDVDERGLDRLDRAVLNALCQRFAGGPVGVATLAVAVGEEVETVETVVEPFLVREGLLLRTPRGRAATPQAWRHLGLRPPSPVVAGGQLDLLDTTDDEQQDGEGTGRFG; encoded by the coding sequence GTGAGCGAGCAGAGCGCCCCGAGCCCCGGCGTCGAGGCCGACGACGGCTCCTACGAGCTCACCGCTCGCGTGGTCACGGCAGACGCTGAGGCCGACGAGCGCGTGGTCGAGGGCGCGCTGCGGCCGACCCGGCTGTCCGAGCTCATCGGGCAGACGCGCGTGCGCGACCAGCTCGACCTCGTGCTGCAGGCCGCCACGCGCCGCGGCACCCCGCCCGACCACGTGCTGCTGAGCGGCCCACCCGGCCTCGGCAAGACCACCCTCGCGCTCATCATCGGAGCCGAGCTGTCGGCACCGGTGCGGATCACCAGCGGCCCGGCGATCCAGCACGCCGGCGACCTCGCGGCGATCCTGTCGTCCCTCAGCGAGGGCGAGGTGCTGTTCCTCGACGAGATCCACCGCATGTCACGGCCGGCCGAGGAGATGCTGTACCTCGCGATGGAGGACTTCCGGGTCGACGTCGTCGTCGGCAAGGGGCCGGGCGCCACGGCGATCCCCCTCGAGCTACCTCGCTTCACGCTCGTGGGAGCGACCACGCGCTCGGGCCTGCTGCCCGCGCCGTTGCGCGACCGGTTCGGCTTCACCGCGCACCTGGACTTCTACAGCGCCGACGAGCTCGACCAGCTGATCCACCGCTCGGCCCGGCTGCTCGGCGTCCAGCTCGACCAGGAGGGCTCGGTCGAGATCGCCGGCCGCTCGCGGGGCACGCCTCGCATCGCCAACCGGCTCCTGCGCCGGGTGCGCGACTGGGCGCAGGTGCACGGCGGGGGAGCGATCGACCGGCACGCCGCGCGGTCGGCCCTCGAGCTCTACGACGTCGACGAGCGGGGCCTCGACCGGCTCGACCGGGCGGTGCTCAACGCGCTGTGCCAGCGCTTCGCCGGTGGGCCAGTCGGTGTCGCGACGCTGGCCGTGGCCGTGGGGGAGGAGGTCGAGACCGTCGAGACGGTCGTCGAGCCGTTCCTCGTGCGCGAGGGCCTGCTGCTGCGCACGCCCCGAGGCCGTGCGGCGACGCCCCAGGCCTGGCGGCACCTGGGCCTGCGGCCGCCGTCGCCGGTAGTGGCGGGCGGTCAGCTCGACCTGCTCGACACCACCGACGACGAGCAGCAGGACGGCGAGGGAACTGGGCGCTTCGGCTGA
- the ruvA gene encoding Holliday junction branch migration protein RuvA, with translation MIAAVSGVVQRLRLDAAVVTVGGVGLLVHASPRTLAGLREGQHAELATSLVVREESLTLYGFADDDERATFETLQTVSGIGPRLALAMLAVHEPEALRRAVATEDLTALRKVPGVGLKGAQRMVLELKGKIGLPGAVDHAPSEPAAADDDTWRGQVREALVGLGWAAKAAEDAVAEVAPAAGEPVDVPAVLRAALQRLGRT, from the coding sequence GTGATCGCGGCGGTGTCAGGTGTCGTCCAGCGGCTGCGGCTCGACGCCGCGGTCGTGACGGTTGGCGGCGTCGGGCTGCTCGTGCACGCGAGCCCCCGCACCCTCGCTGGCCTGCGCGAGGGCCAGCACGCCGAGCTCGCGACGTCGCTGGTGGTGCGCGAGGAGTCACTGACGCTCTACGGTTTCGCCGACGACGACGAGCGCGCGACCTTCGAGACCCTGCAGACGGTGTCGGGCATCGGGCCGCGGCTGGCGTTGGCGATGCTCGCGGTGCACGAGCCCGAGGCCCTGCGGCGCGCCGTCGCCACCGAGGACCTGACCGCCCTGCGCAAGGTGCCCGGCGTGGGTCTCAAGGGCGCCCAGCGCATGGTGCTGGAGCTCAAGGGCAAGATCGGCCTGCCGGGCGCCGTCGACCACGCGCCCAGCGAGCCGGCGGCTGCCGACGACGACACGTGGCGCGGTCAGGTGCGCGAGGCGCTCGTGGGGCTGGGTTGGGCGGCCAAGGCAGCGGAGGACGCCGTGGCCGAGGTGGCACCCGCCGCAGGCGAGCCGGTGGACGTCCCGGCGGTGCTGCGTGCCGCCCTGCAGCGGCTGGGTCGCACGTGA
- the ruvC gene encoding crossover junction endodeoxyribonuclease RuvC yields the protein MRVLGVDPGLTRCGVGVVDGAPGRPLSLVEVGVVRTSPDAPVAQRLHEVEVALLQWVERTAPDAVAVERVFSQHNVRTVMGTAQASAVAMLVAARLGLPVALHTPSEVKAAVSGNGRADKAQVAAMVTRLLRLDAPPRPADASDALALAICHVWRGGAAARIEAALAKAGAR from the coding sequence GTGCGCGTCCTGGGCGTCGACCCCGGCCTGACCCGGTGCGGAGTCGGCGTCGTCGACGGCGCACCCGGCCGGCCGCTGTCGCTGGTGGAGGTGGGCGTCGTGCGCACGTCTCCCGACGCACCGGTCGCCCAGCGGCTGCACGAGGTGGAGGTGGCGCTGCTGCAGTGGGTGGAGCGCACCGCTCCCGATGCCGTGGCCGTCGAGCGGGTGTTCAGCCAGCACAACGTGCGCACCGTGATGGGTACGGCGCAGGCGTCGGCGGTCGCGATGCTCGTGGCGGCCCGGCTGGGCCTGCCCGTCGCGCTGCACACCCCCAGCGAGGTCAAGGCCGCCGTGAGCGGCAACGGGCGCGCCGACAAGGCGCAGGTGGCCGCGATGGTCACCCGCCTGCTGCGGCTCGACGCGCCACCGCGCCCTGCGGATGCCAGCGACGCGCTCGCCCTGGCCATCTGCCACGTCTGGCGCGGGGGAGCGGCAGCGCGGATCGAGGCAGCGCTGGCGAAGGCGGGTGCCCGGTGA
- a CDS encoding YebC/PmpR family DNA-binding transcriptional regulator produces MSGHSKWATTKHQKAAKDAKRSKVFAKLIKNIEVAARTGGGDPAGNPTLYDAIQKAKKTSVPNDNIDRAVKRGSGAEAGGADWQTIMYEGYGPGGVAFLVECLTDNKNRAAMEVRTALTRSGGSLADPGSVAYLFSRKGVVTVAKEQDGKSLSEDDVLAAVLEAGAEEVNDNGDTWEVVSEPSDLVAVRTALQGAGIDYDSAEAQFVPSTQIELDVEGAKKVFKLIDALEDSDDVQNVYANFDVSDEVMELVEA; encoded by the coding sequence GCCAAGCGCAGCAAGGTGTTCGCCAAGCTGATCAAGAACATCGAGGTCGCGGCCCGCACCGGCGGCGGCGACCCGGCGGGCAACCCCACGCTCTACGACGCCATCCAGAAGGCCAAGAAGACGTCGGTGCCCAACGACAACATCGACCGCGCGGTCAAGCGCGGCTCGGGGGCCGAGGCCGGCGGCGCCGACTGGCAGACGATCATGTACGAGGGCTACGGCCCCGGCGGTGTCGCGTTCTTGGTCGAGTGCCTGACCGACAACAAGAACCGCGCCGCGATGGAGGTGCGCACTGCGCTGACCCGCAGCGGCGGCAGCCTGGCCGACCCCGGCAGCGTCGCGTACCTGTTCTCGCGCAAGGGCGTCGTGACCGTCGCCAAGGAGCAGGACGGCAAGAGCCTCAGCGAGGACGACGTGCTGGCGGCCGTGCTCGAGGCCGGCGCCGAGGAGGTCAACGACAACGGCGACACCTGGGAGGTCGTGAGCGAGCCGAGCGACCTCGTGGCGGTGCGCACCGCCCTGCAGGGCGCCGGGATCGATTACGACTCGGCCGAGGCGCAGTTCGTGCCCAGCACCCAGATCGAGCTCGACGTCGAGGGCGCGAAGAAGGTCTTCAAGCTCATCGACGCGCTCGAGGACAGCGACGACGTCCAGAACGTCTACGCGAACTTCGACGTCAGCGACGAGGTCATGGAGCTGGTCGAGGCCTGA